A genome region from Platichthys flesus chromosome 12, fPlaFle2.1, whole genome shotgun sequence includes the following:
- the LOC133966639 gene encoding cytochrome P450 1B1 gives MDVTLGGIDPATPRAVLLALVTLLFTLHLWRWLGQRSVPGPPGPLAWPLIGNAAQLGKLPHLYLTRMAQKYGNVFQIKLGSRTVVVLNGESIKQALVKQGTDFAGRPDFASFKHIFNGDSLAFGPFTDWWKVHRKVAQSAVRTFSTVNTTTKKTFEHHVLCEFRELLQLFVVKTKQHRFFQPITYLVVSTANIMSAVCFGKRYTYEDEEFRQVVGRNDQFTQTVGAGSIVDVMPWLQYFPNPIKTIFDNFKKLNLEFGEFIRDKVIEHRKTIQSSTTRDMTDALIMALDKLGDKTELTGGKDYVSPTMGDIFGASQDTLSTALQWIVLILVKYPEMQLRVQQEVDKVVERTRLPSIEDQLQLPYIMAFVYEVMRFTSFVPLTIPHSTITDTSIMGYTIPKNTVIFINQWSINHDPALWSHPETFNPQRFLDQNGALNKDLTSSVLIFSLGKRRCIGEELSKLQLFLFTALIAHQCNITADPARPLKLDYNYGLTLKPHAFFIAVSLRGNNMSLLDEATRDVSAKEVKGEPSSDSPTKTE, from the exons ATGGATGTGACGCTGGGGGGGATCGACCCTGCGACTCCCAGAGCTGTATTACTGGCCTTAGTGACTCTGCTCTTCACCCTCCACCTGTGGCGGTGGCTCGGGCAGCGCTCGGTCCCGGGACCGCCCGGTCCTCTCGCCTGGCCGCTCATCGGCAACGCGGCGCAACTCGGCAAGCTACCGCACCTGTACCTGACGCGCATGGCACAGAAGTACGGCAACGTGTTCCAGATCAAACTGGGCAGCCGCACCGTGGTGGTGCTGAACGGGGAATCCATCAAGCAGGCGCTCGTCAAGCAAGGAACCGACTTTGCCGGGAGACCGGACTTCGCCTCATTCAAGCACATCTTCAACGGGGACAGCCTCGCGTTTGGCCCCTTCACGGACTGGTGGAAGGTGCACCGCAAAGTGGCGCAGTCCGCCGTGCGCACGTTTTCCACCGTGAACACGACCACTAAAAAGACTTTCGAGCATCACGTCCTGTGCGAGTtcagggagctgctgcagctgttcgTGGTCAAGACCAAGCAGCACCGCTTCTTCCAGCCCATCACCTATCTGGTGGTGTCCACGGCAAACATCATGAGCGCGGTGTGCTTCGGGAAGAGGTACACGTACGAGGACGAGGAGTTTCGGCAGGTGGTGGGCAGGAACGACCAGTTCACCCAGACCGTGGGCGCAGGGAGCATCGTGGACGTGATGCCCTGGCTCCAGTACTTCCCCAACCCCATCAAAACCATATTTGACAACTTCAAGAAGCTGAATCTGGAGTTTGGCGAGTTTATCCGTGATAAAGTCATTGAGCACAGGAAAACGATCCAGTCGAGCACCACCAGGGACATGACGGATGCTTTGATTATGGCGCTGGACAAACTGGGAGATAAGACTGAACTCACAGGAGGGAAGGACTACGTGAGCCCCACTATGGGAGATATATTCGGAGCAAGTCAAGACACTCTGTCCACAGCTCTGCAGTGGATCGTCCTCATACTCGTCAA GTATCCTGAGATGCAGCTGCGTGTCCAGCAGGAGGTGGATAAGGTGGTGGAGCGCACCCGACTCCCCTCCATCGaggaccagctgcagctgcccTACATCATGGCCTTCGTTTATGAGGTGATGCGCTTCACCAGCTTCGTCCCCCTCACCATCCCACACTCCACCATCACGGACACCTCCATCATGGGCTACACCATACCAAAGAACACGGTCATCTTCATCAACCAGTGGTCCATCAACCACGACCCGGCCCTGTGGTCCCACCCGGAGACCTTCAACCCCCAGCGCTTCCTGGACCAGAATGGTGCTCTGAACAAGGACCTGACCAGCAGCGTGCTCATCTTCTCGCTGGGCAAGCGGCGCTGCATCGGCGAGGAGCTGTCCAAGCTGCAGCTGTTCCTTTTCACCGCCCTCATCGCCCACCAGTGCAACATCACTGCGGACCCGGCCAGGCCGCTCAAATTAGACTACAACTATGGTCTTACTCTGAAACCTCACGCCTTCTTCATAGCAGTATCTCTGCGTGGAAATAATATGTCGCTGTTAGACGAGGCTACAAGGGACGTAAGTGCTAAGGAGGTCAAAGGCGAGCCCTCATCAGACTCCCCgacaaaaactgaataa